The DNA sequence TCGCCGTCGTACCACTCGTAGCGCACCACCATCTCGTCGGTGACGCCGTACTGGGACACCCGCTCCCACACGACGATGGGCCACCCCTCGTCGTCGGCCTCCCTGACCTCGACCGCGCGGTGAGCGCTCGACCACTCCACGAGGGAGTCGACATCGGCGAGGACCTCCATGATCTCGGGGACGCCGGCCTCGATCGTGACCACTGACTGCACTGAGACTGCCATGGCCGGAAAGCTACCCGCGCGGGGCCGGCCCGGGAGGAAGATCGGGGGATGAGTTCTCGATCTGCACAGACGGACGACCCGGGGCACCGCAGGGTGGTGTTACTGCGTGGGATCAACGTCGGCAAGGGCGGCCGCATCGCCATGAGCGACCTGATCGAGTGCACCGAGGCCGCGGGCGGGACGTCGGTCCGGACGGTGCTGGCGACCGGAAACGTGATCGTCACCGATGAGCGACCGGTACCCGAGCTGCGCGCGGCACTCGAGGCCGCCTACGCGGAGAGGTTCGGCTACCGGTCCGTGCTGCAGGTCCTCCCGCTCGACGACGTGGCGACGATGGCGTCCTCGTACCCCTTCGACACGCTGCCCGAACACCACGACTACGTGGTGTTCTCGGATGACCCGGAGGTGACGACCCGGGTGGCGGTCGCGATGCACGCGGCCATCCGTGAGGTCGGAGAGGTGGCCGCCGGCACCGACGCGCATGCCGGGGCCAGGATGACCACCAGCAGCACGGAGGCGGTGGCCGAGGGCGCGGGCTGCGTGTACTGGCGGGTCCCCCGCGGCTCGACGCTGACCTCGGACGCGTCCGCGGTGCTCGACGGCCGGGAGAACAAGGGTCACCTCACCACCAGGAACCTCAAGACCCTGGCCCGGATCCTCGCTGCGGGGTGAGTCAGGGGTGAGTCAGGGCCCCTCGACGGACGCACCGATCGTGTCGACGAAGGCCGCGAGCGGCCCGAAGACCGCCGGGAAGATCCCGTCCCAGAAAGCCTGCATCTCGCTGAAGTCGAACATGGGCATCGGTAACACTCCTCGCACGGGGGCGGCGTACGGACTCTCCGCGGTCACCGGGGCTCCCCAGCACCAAGGATCGCGGCAGAGACACCCGTCGCGCAACCCCATGCGTCCCGCGAGTCTCGTCACCGGGCCGACGATCCACCAACTGGCAGACTGCAAACGATGCCTTCCCGCCCCGCACGCCCACTTCTGGCCGCCGCGGCCCTGCTCGTGGTCGCGGCCACGACCGGCTGCTCCGGGTCCGGGCCGGGGCGGACAGCGGGGCCTGCCCTGGAGGAGGCCAGCTCGTCGTCGCGGCCGGCGCCGCCGTCCGCCGAGCAGCGCCCGAGCGCGCCCCCGACCCCCGCCTCCCCGCCTCCCGGGGCCCCGCCCGCTGCGGCCCCACTCATCGCCTCGGCCACGTGGGCGGACTCGGACTTCGGCGTCACCCTGAAGGTCGCCCCCACCCCGGCCGGGCGACAGGCGTGGGGACCCCTCGATGCGGACGCGGCCTGGCAGGAGGTCGTGACGCTCGCCCCGGACGGGGGAACCCCGGGGATGCGGGAGCAGTTCGACTGCCACTGGACGTGGGCGCGGATCCTCGAGCCGGACAAACCGACCTGGAATCTGGAGCCCTGGCGGCCGGTGGTGGCGGCCGAACAGATGCTCGCCGAGGGCTGCAACCCCGGGGGGCCGGAAGTGTAAGGGGGCGGTCCCCGGGTTCGGGGTCCTGGCCCCACCGGTCCGACCCACCGGCTCAGGACTCACCCGCCAGCGAGCCGCGGGGGACCCGGATCAGGCCGGGACGGCGGCCCGGTGCGGTGCGGTCGTGGGGCGCTCTCCCGCGTCCGGATCGCGCGGCCCGGCCACGCCTCTCCGGGCCCGGGGCCCCTGGCCGTCGACGGACCGCCGGACCAGCCCCGCGCACAGCTCGTCCAGCCATCCCCCCACCGTGACACGGGCGCGGGCGGTGTCCGGATAACGGCACCGGACGTGGAGACCGGAACCGTTGACCACGAACCACACCATCACCCCGTCCGTCCGGATGGCCGCGGACACATGCTGCGGTGCCAGGCTCAGGTCCACGTCGATCGGGAGGCGACGGTGATCCAGCCAGGAGATCGCGAACATCCCGGGCGTGTGTGGCATCCCGCCGTACGGCTCGAGCACCGGCCCCAGGGCGTGGGACCCCAGCTCGACGGCATCGCGCACCGCTGCCGCGCAGGCCTTCGGGTCGGGATCCGAGCACTCGACGACCGAGTTGGTGATGAACCAGCCCACGGAGTCGTGCCACTTCTCGTGGTGGCGCGAATGGACGGGCAGCACCGCGCGCAGGCCGACCCCGCCATGACGGCGGAGCACCGTCGTCATCTCCGCCATCGCCAGCGCGACCATCCGCACGCCGTCCGCCGTCGCCGCGGCGTCGAGGGCCGCCACCCCGTCCGGGTCCAGCACGTCGCGCACCTCCACCACCTCCGGCCGCGGGGTCGAGATGTCACCCAGATCGAGTGGGAACACCGGCATGTCACCCCCGGCGAGGATCTGCGCCCACCTGTCGTGCACACGAGGCGGGGCGGGCGGACGCTGCGCCAACTCCCGGGTGTGCTCGGCGAACGCGGCCGCCGGGGGCAGACAGGTCCCCGGCTCGAGGCCACACGCGAGATCGTCC is a window from the Dietzia sp. JS16-p6b genome containing:
- a CDS encoding SRPBCC family protein — protein: MAVSVQSVVTIEAGVPEIMEVLADVDSLVEWSSAHRAVEVREADDEGWPIVVWERVSQYGVTDEMVVRYEWYDGEVSWSLVESGSQKVQNARYELTDNGDGTTKVVFDLEVDLKIKLPGPVVKKAQKHIADVATTGLRNEVLRRHG
- a CDS encoding DUF1697 domain-containing protein, translating into MSSRSAQTDDPGHRRVVLLRGINVGKGGRIAMSDLIECTEAAGGTSVRTVLATGNVIVTDERPVPELRAALEAAYAERFGYRSVLQVLPLDDVATMASSYPFDTLPEHHDYVVFSDDPEVTTRVAVAMHAAIREVGEVAAGTDAHAGARMTTSSTEAVAEGAGCVYWRVPRGSTLTSDASAVLDGRENKGHLTTRNLKTLARILAAG
- a CDS encoding DUF2599 domain-containing protein, with the translated sequence MPSRPARPLLAAAALLVVAATTGCSGSGPGRTAGPALEEASSSSRPAPPSAEQRPSAPPTPASPPPGAPPAAAPLIASATWADSDFGVTLKVAPTPAGRQAWGPLDADAAWQEVVTLAPDGGTPGMREQFDCHWTWARILEPDKPTWNLEPWRPVVAAEQMLAEGCNPGGPEV
- a CDS encoding condensation domain-containing protein — encoded protein: MRLTTVTRMSLPSGVVHRFATHVTPVQGEATPPSFDQARHASLGRRSGSWMAVAFALPFPADREMVARAWLAVVSRHGTLQTVLDGDAGGGEELRLQPVAVRPTGWRVEEPGDGEDPRAVLRRVFDQVCCPFATPSHALCLVEPEDPDERPVVVIGLDHSHVDAWSLLVLLRDFCSCLDDLACGLEPGTCLPPAAAFAEHTRELAQRPPAPPRVHDRWAQILAGGDMPVFPLDLGDISTPRPEVVEVRDVLDPDGVAALDAAATADGVRMVALAMAEMTTVLRRHGGVGLRAVLPVHSRHHEKWHDSVGWFITNSVVECSDPDPKACAAAVRDAVELGSHALGPVLEPYGGMPHTPGMFAISWLDHRRLPIDVDLSLAPQHVSAAIRTDGVMVWFVVNGSGLHVRCRYPDTARARVTVGGWLDELCAGLVRRSVDGQGPRARRGVAGPRDPDAGERPTTAPHRAAVPA